The Deltaproteobacteria bacterium genome includes a region encoding these proteins:
- a CDS encoding DUF814 domain-containing protein has translation MDAIFLSHLIGELRAALIGLRVGKVFQPGPNIWTLDMGRPGHLVLLTAKGQEALFLSPAKMDNPASPPATAMWLRKRISGRVVIDVIGDWPRRRLSLALGGADPVFLILDLGTGTELVHQLPAEFGHLCPWPTLEEFLSMDRVWERYPQITPALRRELRELVHDGQESRAGSLYEAVRNGLADGFWIRRSEGGSPLAWPVRNESGECYDTALDAALAHGLRRTMARVGAEAADRERARLEKRSRARVLNHLERDEARLMTMVGQAGAASLIKGNLHRLDPKTRTAEIEVSGPDGESVHIVLDPALTVQENMARMFARAAKGRRGLPKVAERRLAVSSGQAEVSVPIPQSRKADRPRGRTQVQPDRYARAQVRTYRSSDGFLILRGKNKAANHRLLSFLCSPFDLWFHVEGGPGAHVILRRDHPNHEVPETSLNQAAALAGIFSHQSGSDRARVICALVRDVRKIKGADLGHVAVDRVLYSLVVPLDPDLETRLNFGGAPEQ, from the coding sequence ATGGACGCCATTTTTCTGTCCCATCTCATAGGTGAATTGCGCGCAGCCCTAATCGGGTTGCGCGTCGGCAAGGTCTTTCAGCCCGGCCCAAACATCTGGACCCTTGACATGGGTCGGCCCGGTCATCTCGTTCTGCTCACCGCCAAGGGCCAAGAGGCCCTTTTTCTTTCCCCCGCAAAAATGGACAATCCGGCCAGCCCGCCGGCCACGGCCATGTGGTTACGCAAGCGCATCAGTGGCCGGGTGGTCATCGACGTGATCGGCGACTGGCCGAGACGTCGTCTTTCCCTGGCTCTAGGCGGAGCCGATCCCGTCTTCCTGATTCTGGATCTCGGAACGGGCACTGAACTCGTCCATCAATTGCCGGCCGAATTCGGACATCTTTGTCCATGGCCGACCCTGGAGGAATTCTTGAGCATGGATCGGGTCTGGGAACGATATCCTCAGATCACCCCGGCCCTGCGCAGAGAGCTCAGGGAACTGGTTCATGACGGCCAGGAATCCCGGGCCGGATCGTTGTATGAGGCGGTCCGCAACGGGTTGGCCGACGGGTTCTGGATTCGGCGGAGCGAGGGCGGCTCGCCCCTGGCTTGGCCGGTTCGGAATGAAAGCGGGGAATGTTATGATACAGCCCTGGATGCGGCCCTGGCTCACGGTCTGCGCCGGACCATGGCCCGGGTAGGGGCCGAGGCCGCGGACCGTGAGCGGGCCAGGCTGGAGAAGCGGTCGAGGGCCAGGGTCCTGAATCATCTGGAACGGGACGAGGCGCGGCTTATGACCATGGTCGGCCAGGCCGGGGCGGCCTCCTTGATCAAGGGTAACCTGCACCGGCTCGACCCCAAGACCCGAACGGCCGAGATCGAGGTTTCCGGTCCAGACGGGGAGAGTGTCCACATAGTCCTGGATCCGGCTCTGACCGTGCAGGAGAACATGGCCCGGATGTTCGCCAGGGCGGCCAAGGGCAGACGGGGGCTTCCCAAGGTGGCCGAGAGGCGCCTGGCCGTTTCCTCCGGACAGGCGGAGGTGAGCGTACCGATTCCCCAGAGCAGGAAGGCCGACCGGCCCCGAGGGCGAACCCAGGTTCAGCCGGACCGGTATGCCAGGGCACAAGTCCGTACCTATCGCTCGTCGGACGGGTTTCTTATTCTTCGGGGAAAGAACAAGGCCGCCAACCACCGGCTCCTGAGCTTTTTGTGCAGCCCGTTCGATCTTTGGTTCCATGTTGAGGGCGGCCCCGGGGCCCATGTTATTCTCAGGCGGGATCATCCAAACCATGAGGTCCCGGAAACCAGCCTCAACCAGGCCGCGGCCTTGGCCGGCATCTTCAGCCATCAGTCCGGCTCGGACAGGGCCCGGGTCATCTGCGCCCTGGTTCGGGACGTCCGCAAGATCAAGGGGGCCGATCTGGGCCATGTGGCCGTGGACCGGGTCCTGTACTCCCTGGTCGTTCCGCTCGACCCCGATCTCGAGACCCGTCTCAACTTTGGAGGCGCCCCGGAACAATGA
- the dksA gene encoding RNA polymerase-binding protein DksA: protein MNPSDLEYFKNLLEKQIEEIQSVSVNTLEDMSESVENYADPADRASAESDRTFTLRLRDRDRKLIKKIRAALTRIEKGEFGICEDCGDDIGIPRLKARPVTTLCIKCKSRQETEEKLRGD from the coding sequence ATGAACCCCAGCGATCTGGAATACTTCAAGAATCTTCTCGAAAAGCAGATAGAGGAGATTCAGAGCGTGAGCGTGAACACTCTGGAGGACATGTCCGAGAGCGTCGAGAATTATGCCGATCCGGCGGACAGGGCCTCGGCCGAGTCGGATCGGACTTTTACCCTGCGTTTGCGGGACCGGGACCGGAAGCTGATCAAGAAGATCCGGGCGGCTCTGACCCGCATCGAGAAGGGCGAGTTCGGAATCTGCGAGGATTGCGGCGACGACATCGGCATCCCCCGTCTCAAGGCCAGGCCGGTGACCACGCTGTGCATCAAGTGCAAGTCACGGCAGGAAACCGAAGAAAAACTGCGCGGCGACTAG